Part of the Geodermatophilus obscurus DSM 43160 genome is shown below.
GGTGGCGCGTACGGGTGGCCGCCGTAGGGCTGGACGTACGCGCCGGGCCCGATCCCGGGCGGGAGCGGCGGCCCCTGGTGCCCGCCGGCCGACGGGTAGCCGCCGTACGGCACGTGCTGCTGCCCCCAGGCAGCCGGACCCGGCGTGCCGTACGGGTCGCCGGCACCGGGCTGGTGCGGACCGGGGTGTGTCATCTGCTCGCTCCTGATCACTGCGTCGGTCGACCACATGGTGGCGGCCGGTGAGGGGTTCCGGGGGCGCGGCGCGCGGGCCGGCCACCCCGACTGGGGAGACCGGTTCTCGTCGGCGGGTGCGGCCGCGCCGGTCAGGAGTCGACGCGGGCGGTGTCCCGGCGCAGCGCCAGCCCGGCAAGGAGCAGGCCGCTCGCCAGGGCCGCGCCGACGCCCTCGCCGGCGCGCATCCGCAGGTCCAGCAGCGGTTCCCGGCCCAGGTCCCGGAGGACCAGCTCGTGCCCGCGCTCGCGGCTGCGCTGCCCGGCGAGCAGGACGGGCTGCACACCCGGCTCCAACCGCACGGCCACGAGGGCGGCGACCGAGGTGGCGTAGCCGTCCAGCACCACGGCCGACCCGGCCGCGGCCGCACCCAGGACCACCCCGGCGAGGACGGCGAGCTCGGGGCCGCCCAGCTCGGCGAGCGCCGCCACCGGGTCCCGGGTCAGGCCCGGGGAGCTCCGCCGGGCCCGGCGCACGGCCTCGACCACCACCTGCCGCTTGCGCGCGAGGACCTCGGCGTCGGCGCCCGAGCCCAGCCCGACGGTGTCGGCCGGGTCGGCGTCGAGCAGCCCGCACGCCAGCGCCGCCGCCACGGTGGTGTTGCCGACCCCGACCTCGCCGAGGGCCACCAGCCCCGCGGCCGCCGCTGTCCCGCCCAGGTCGCGGCCGGCCTCGAGCAACCGCCGGGCGTCGTCCGGCGTCATCGCCGCCCGGTCGACCAGGTCGCCGCGCGGGTCCAGGGGCCGGGCTCCCGCCGCACCCGGGACGGGGGCGCCGGAGACCCCGGCGTCCACGACGCGCAGGTGCAGGCCCGCCGTCCGGGCGGCCGTGGCCCCCAGCGAGCTGCCCGCGACGGCCGCGCGGACCACGTCCCGCGTCACGTCGGGGGAGTAGGCCGACACCCCGCGGCTCGCCACCGGGTGGTCGGCGGCGGCCAGCAGGAGGGTGCCGCCGGAGGTCGCGCCGCCGCCAGCCGCCACCACGCCGTCCACCGCCCGGTCCAGGACGCCGAGCGAGCCCGGCGGGGTGAGCAGCCGGTCGGCCTGGTCCCGGGCCGCGACGACCGCCTCCCGGTCCGGTGCCCGCAGGTGCGAGGTCGGGGCCGCCGGCGCCCCGGCGTCCTCGACTGGCCACCGGTCGCGCAGCACGACGTCGGACAGCGGCAGCCGCCGGGACCAGCCGGCTCGCTCCAGGCCCGGGGCGGGCGGCCGCTCGTCGGGCCAGCCCAGGCACAGCCAGCCCAGGGTCACGACGCCGTCCGGTAGGCCGAGCAGCCCGGCGAGCTCCTCGGGCCGGAACAGGGTCACCCAGCCCAGGCCCAGCCCCTCGGCCCGGGCCGTCAGCCACAGGTTCTGGATGGCTGCCGCGCAGCTCCACAGGTCGGCCTCGGGGAAGGTGGCCCGGCCCAGCACCCCGGCTGCCGGGGTGCGCCGGTCGCAGCAGACCACCACGCCGAGCGGCGCCTCGCGCACCCCCTCAAGCTGCAGGTCGAGCAGCCGGCGGGCGGCGTCCGGCTCCAGCTGCGCGGCCTGGCGCAGCCGTTCCCGGTCGGTGAGCACCGCGGCCCGGTCCCGGGTCCCGGCGTCCTGCACGACGAGGAAGCGCCACGGCTGGCTGTGCCCGACCGACGGGGCGGCGTGAGCCGCG
Proteins encoded:
- the bluB gene encoding 5,6-dimethylbenzimidazole synthase, with the translated sequence MTGSEWPRPVPLVGDATSASQRAADPTGWAMGEEVRNALHRVVGARRDVRRFRPDPVPGDVLERVLAAAHAAPSVGHSQPWRFLVVQDAGTRDRAAVLTDRERLRQAAQLEPDAARRLLDLQLEGVREAPLGVVVCCDRRTPAAGVLGRATFPEADLWSCAAAIQNLWLTARAEGLGLGWVTLFRPEELAGLLGLPDGVVTLGWLCLGWPDERPPAPGLERAGWSRRLPLSDVVLRDRWPVEDAGAPAAPTSHLRAPDREAVVAARDQADRLLTPPGSLGVLDRAVDGVVAAGGGATSGGTLLLAAADHPVASRGVSAYSPDVTRDVVRAAVAGSSLGATAARTAGLHLRVVDAGVSGAPVPGAAGARPLDPRGDLVDRAAMTPDDARRLLEAGRDLGGTAAAAGLVALGEVGVGNTTVAAALACGLLDADPADTVGLGSGADAEVLARKRQVVVEAVRRARRSSPGLTRDPVAALAELGGPELAVLAGVVLGAAAAGSAVVLDGYATSVAALVAVRLEPGVQPVLLAGQRSRERGHELVLRDLGREPLLDLRMRAGEGVGAALASGLLLAGLALRRDTARVDS